In the genome of Desulfovibrio aminophilus DSM 12254, one region contains:
- a CDS encoding sigma-54 interaction domain-containing protein translates to MKTILVCGDPAADYSAVERCYEDECRVERFASKAPFQKALAGHPDLAFIDVRFLGEGPGRGSERHYERDLTAFAELAPQTPVFVLCQPELTREAVKAVKAGAANYLILPLDATEIAYVTESLEELNQLQHELDYLRGRFWKKDPDDVTQTNSPVMREVFRKLRRVAPTRTTVLLTGETGVGKGTMARLVHLHSNRAAKPFIAVHCGAIPETLIESELFGHEKGAFTGAVRQKLGKFEIASGGTIFLDEVGTLPPSSQVKLLGVLQDRSFQRVGGERDIEANVRIIAATNENLKQLCRADKFRTDLFYRLNVFPVELPPLRERVEDIPLIAAGILARIKRTDPSDIRGFAPSVLEAFRLYPWPGNVRELENVIERAYILESSDLLGPESFPAEMFAEEAASTLLPVDPSLPLSEARRRYVDDMEERYLREVLTRHKGRIADTAKHAGITTRQLHKLMTRHGLKKESFKGS, encoded by the coding sequence ATGAAAACCATACTCGTGTGCGGCGACCCCGCCGCCGACTATTCCGCCGTGGAGCGCTGCTACGAGGACGAATGCCGCGTGGAGCGCTTCGCGTCCAAGGCTCCGTTCCAGAAGGCCCTGGCCGGGCACCCGGACCTGGCCTTCATCGACGTGCGCTTCCTGGGCGAGGGCCCGGGCCGGGGTTCGGAACGCCACTACGAGCGCGACCTCACGGCCTTCGCGGAGCTGGCCCCGCAGACCCCGGTGTTCGTGCTCTGCCAGCCGGAGCTGACCCGCGAGGCGGTCAAGGCCGTGAAGGCCGGGGCGGCCAACTATCTCATCCTGCCCCTGGACGCGACCGAGATCGCCTACGTCACCGAAAGCCTGGAGGAACTGAACCAGCTCCAGCACGAGCTGGACTACCTGCGCGGGCGGTTCTGGAAAAAAGACCCCGACGACGTGACCCAGACCAACTCCCCGGTCATGCGCGAGGTCTTCCGCAAGCTCCGGCGGGTGGCCCCCACGCGGACCACGGTGCTGCTCACCGGCGAGACCGGCGTGGGCAAGGGCACCATGGCCCGGCTGGTGCACCTGCACTCCAACCGCGCGGCCAAGCCGTTCATCGCGGTGCATTGCGGAGCCATCCCGGAAACGCTCATCGAGAGCGAGCTGTTCGGTCATGAGAAGGGGGCCTTCACCGGGGCCGTGCGCCAGAAGCTCGGCAAGTTCGAGATCGCCTCCGGCGGGACCATCTTCCTGGACGAGGTGGGCACCCTGCCGCCCTCCTCCCAGGTCAAGCTCCTGGGCGTGCTCCAGGACCGGAGCTTCCAGCGCGTGGGCGGCGAACGGGACATCGAGGCCAACGTGCGGATCATCGCGGCCACCAACGAGAACCTCAAGCAGCTCTGCCGCGCGGACAAGTTCCGCACGGACCTCTTCTACCGCCTGAACGTCTTCCCGGTGGAGCTGCCGCCGCTGCGCGAACGGGTGGAGGACATTCCGCTCATCGCGGCCGGAATCCTGGCCCGGATCAAGCGCACCGACCCCTCGGACATCCGAGGCTTCGCGCCCTCGGTTCTGGAGGCCTTCCGGCTCTATCCCTGGCCGGGCAACGTCCGTGAGCTGGAGAACGTCATCGAACGGGCCTACATCCTGGAGTCCTCGGACCTGCTGGGCCCCGAGAGCTTCCCGGCCGAGATGTTCGCCGAGGAGGCCGCCTCCACCCTGCTGCCCGTGGACCCCAGCCTGCCGCTCTCCGAGGCCCGGCGGCGCTACGTGGACGACATGGAGGAGCGCTACCTGCGCGAGGTGCTGACCCGGCACAAGGGCCGCATCGCGGACACGGCCAAGCACGCGGGCATCACCACCCGCCAGCTGCACAAGCTCATGACCCGCCACGGCCTGAAAAAGGAAAGCTTCAAAGGATCTTAA
- a CDS encoding SulP family inorganic anion transporter gives MQSGLAARLRGDLFGGVTAGIVALPLALAFGVASGAGAAAGLYGAMVLGFFAAVFGGTPTQISGPTGPMTVVMAAALVAFQGDLPSVMMAVALSGVLQMVLGVIRVGRFVRFIPYPVISGFMSGIGVIIILLQIHPLLGAHSVSSPLQSVLTLGPALAQTSLSSLFLGALAMSIVFLTPARISRVLPSPLIALIAGTLVSVILGLDVATIGAIPQGLPELHLPAFNPGRLREILGYALALAVLGTMDTLLTSLVADSMTKERHNPNRELLGQGLGNMLCGLVGGIPGAGATMRTVVNIKAGGTTRLAGAVHAVLLLAVLLGLGPLASRIPMPVLAGILVKVGVDILDYRMLGILRRAPRQDLAVMVTVFAITVFVDLIVAVAAGVTLASLLLTYRITRQSSIDIQGEEEFNGRLSEERGLQAVTDFAVRVVTVSGPFFFGTSASMQDAVAKLAGTRVLVINCLKVPFMDLSAIFALGEMVERMRDAHVAVLLAVTDQHRKRLLELGFGALLPEDCMYTEHEPALAEALRLAEEDLRAARAARAAEHRPVKGTLQPM, from the coding sequence ATGCAATCCGGCTTGGCCGCGCGGCTGCGCGGCGATCTTTTCGGCGGCGTCACCGCGGGCATCGTCGCCCTGCCCCTGGCCCTGGCCTTTGGTGTGGCGAGCGGCGCTGGAGCCGCCGCGGGCCTCTACGGGGCCATGGTTCTCGGATTCTTCGCCGCCGTGTTCGGCGGCACGCCCACCCAGATTTCCGGCCCCACCGGCCCCATGACCGTGGTCATGGCCGCCGCCCTGGTGGCCTTCCAGGGCGATCTGCCCTCGGTCATGATGGCCGTGGCCCTCTCCGGCGTCCTTCAGATGGTCCTGGGCGTCATCCGCGTGGGCCGCTTCGTGCGCTTCATCCCCTATCCGGTCATTTCCGGCTTCATGAGCGGCATCGGGGTCATCATCATCCTGCTCCAGATCCACCCGCTCCTGGGCGCGCACTCCGTGTCCTCGCCCCTGCAGAGCGTCCTGACCCTTGGCCCGGCCCTGGCCCAAACGAGCCTGTCCAGCCTGTTCCTGGGCGCCCTGGCCATGTCCATCGTCTTTCTCACCCCGGCGCGCATCTCCCGCGTCCTGCCCTCGCCGCTCATCGCGCTCATCGCGGGCACCCTCGTCTCCGTCATCCTGGGCCTGGACGTGGCCACCATCGGCGCGATTCCCCAAGGCCTGCCCGAGCTGCATCTGCCCGCCTTCAACCCCGGCAGGCTGCGCGAGATTTTGGGCTACGCCCTGGCCCTGGCCGTGCTCGGCACCATGGACACCCTGTTGACCTCCCTGGTGGCCGACTCCATGACCAAGGAGCGCCACAACCCCAACCGCGAACTCCTGGGCCAGGGCCTGGGCAATATGCTCTGCGGCCTGGTCGGCGGCATCCCCGGCGCCGGCGCGACCATGCGCACCGTGGTGAACATCAAGGCCGGCGGCACCACCCGCTTGGCCGGAGCCGTCCACGCCGTGCTCCTGCTGGCCGTGCTCCTGGGCCTCGGCCCCCTGGCCTCGCGCATCCCCATGCCCGTGCTGGCGGGCATCCTGGTCAAGGTCGGCGTGGACATCCTGGACTACCGCATGCTCGGCATCCTGCGCCGCGCCCCGCGCCAGGACCTGGCCGTCATGGTCACGGTCTTCGCCATCACCGTCTTCGTGGACCTCATCGTGGCCGTGGCCGCGGGCGTGACCCTGGCCTCCCTGCTCCTGACCTACCGCATCACCCGCCAGTCGAGCATCGACATCCAGGGCGAGGAGGAGTTCAACGGCAGGCTCTCCGAGGAGCGCGGGCTCCAGGCCGTCACGGACTTCGCCGTGCGCGTGGTCACGGTCAGCGGGCCCTTCTTCTTCGGCACCTCGGCCTCCATGCAGGACGCCGTGGCCAAGCTGGCCGGAACCCGGGTCCTGGTCATCAACTGTCTCAAGGTGCCCTTCATGGACCTCTCGGCCATCTTCGCCCTGGGCGAGATGGTCGAACGCATGCGCGACGCCCATGTGGCCGTGCTCCTGGCCGTGACCGACCAGCATCGCAAACGCCTCCTGGAGCTGGGCTTTGGCGCCCTGCTGCCCGAGGACTGCATGTACACCGAGCACGAACCGGCCCTGGCCGAGGCCCTGCGGCTGGCCGAGGAAGACCTCCGCGCCGCCCGCGCCGCCCGCGCCGCCGAACACCGGCCCGTCAAGGGCACCCTCCAGCCCATGTAG
- a CDS encoding KamA family radical SAM protein produces the protein MKECLDLTANEPPDPSGVLSLTAEAYSAGHAPLAYAPTLRPTQRARTIHLPDVHINARTRDFHQRFFPQASLKDWNDWRWQLKNRFATLPDIARVLDLSDDERRAMMLPAHARLSFAVTPYYASLLDPGNPAQPVRRCVIPSMAETLPAPGEADDPLGEDAHMPVPGLVHRYPDRVLFLVTDFCSTYCRYCTRSRAVGGHKAAHVFKKRWEKALAYIAATPQVRDVLLSGGDALTLSDEAIDWLLGQLRSIPHVEFVRMGSKVPAVLPQRVTKSLTRVLKRHHPLWVSLHFAHPDELTPETVRACEMLADAGVPLGSQTVLLKGVNDDPATMTALFHGLLKARVRPYYLYQCDPISGSGHFRTPVKAGIDIIRALRGHTTGYAVPHYVIDAPGGGGKIPICPEYVQGHDGTDLVLTNYEGKTFRYPDTAGCETAE, from the coding sequence ATGAAAGAATGCCTCGACCTCACGGCCAACGAGCCTCCCGACCCCTCGGGGGTCCTGTCCCTGACGGCGGAAGCCTACTCCGCCGGACACGCCCCCCTGGCTTACGCCCCGACCCTCCGCCCGACCCAGCGGGCCAGGACCATCCATCTGCCCGACGTGCACATCAACGCCCGCACGCGGGACTTCCACCAGAGATTTTTCCCCCAGGCCTCGCTCAAGGACTGGAACGACTGGCGCTGGCAGCTGAAGAACCGCTTCGCCACCCTGCCGGACATCGCCCGCGTCCTGGACCTCTCCGACGACGAGCGCCGGGCCATGATGCTCCCGGCCCACGCCCGGCTGTCCTTCGCCGTGACGCCCTACTACGCCTCCCTGCTGGACCCCGGGAACCCGGCCCAGCCCGTGCGCCGCTGCGTCATTCCGAGCATGGCCGAGACCCTTCCCGCCCCCGGCGAGGCCGACGACCCCCTGGGCGAGGACGCCCACATGCCCGTTCCCGGGCTCGTGCACCGCTATCCCGACCGCGTGCTTTTCCTGGTCACGGACTTCTGCTCCACCTACTGCCGCTACTGCACCCGCTCACGCGCCGTGGGCGGGCACAAGGCCGCGCACGTCTTCAAGAAACGCTGGGAAAAGGCCCTGGCCTACATCGCCGCCACCCCCCAGGTGCGCGACGTGCTCCTCTCCGGCGGCGACGCCCTGACCCTCTCCGACGAGGCCATCGACTGGCTTCTCGGGCAACTGCGCTCCATCCCCCACGTGGAGTTCGTGCGCATGGGCTCCAAGGTTCCGGCCGTGCTGCCCCAGCGCGTGACCAAGAGCCTGACCCGCGTGCTCAAGCGCCACCACCCTCTGTGGGTCAGCCTGCACTTCGCCCACCCCGACGAGCTCACCCCCGAGACCGTCCGGGCCTGCGAGATGCTCGCCGACGCGGGCGTGCCCCTGGGCTCCCAGACCGTGCTCCTCAAGGGCGTCAACGACGACCCCGCGACCATGACCGCCCTGTTCCACGGCCTGCTCAAGGCCCGCGTGCGGCCCTATTACCTCTATCAGTGCGACCCCATCTCCGGCTCCGGCCACTTCCGCACCCCCGTGAAGGCCGGCATCGACATCATCCGGGCCCTGCGCGGCCACACCACCGGCTACGCCGTGCCCCACTACGTCATCGACGCCCCCGGCGGCGGCGGCAAGATCCCGATCTGCCCGGAGTACGTCCAGGGGCACGACGGCACGGACCTCGTGCTGACCAACTACGAAGGCAAGACCTTCCGCTACCCCGACACCGCCGGATGCGAGACCGCTGAATGA
- a CDS encoding D-alanine--D-alanine ligase family protein, with protein MKIGLTYDLQDWYLARGYTLEETAEFDRVDTIEGIESALASLGHETERVGNAFELVEALAAGRRWDMVFNIAEGLRGPGREALVPALLDAYRIPYTFSDPLVLALTLDKAACKRVVRDLGLPTPDFAVVREPADLAAVRLPFPLFAKPCTEGTGKGISGASRVETPEALREICLDLLSRFRQPVLVETYLPGREFTVGLAGTGSRARSLGCMEVVFLERAEAGAYTYLNKKDFENRVEYRPARCADARAAEELALAAWRGLGCRDAGRIDIRLDADGRPSFIEVNPLAGINPIISDLVILCGMNTISYQDLIGMIMDSARERLAGSPAC; from the coding sequence ATGAAGATCGGCCTGACCTACGACCTGCAGGACTGGTATCTGGCCCGGGGCTACACCCTGGAGGAGACCGCCGAGTTCGACCGCGTGGACACCATCGAGGGCATCGAGTCCGCCCTGGCCTCCCTGGGGCACGAGACCGAGCGCGTGGGCAACGCCTTCGAACTGGTGGAGGCCCTGGCCGCCGGACGCCGCTGGGACATGGTCTTCAACATCGCCGAAGGCCTGCGCGGCCCCGGCCGCGAGGCCCTGGTCCCGGCCCTGCTGGACGCCTACCGCATCCCCTACACCTTCTCCGACCCCCTGGTCCTGGCCCTGACCCTGGACAAGGCCGCCTGCAAGCGCGTGGTCCGCGACCTCGGCCTGCCCACCCCGGACTTCGCCGTGGTCCGCGAACCCGCCGACCTCGCCGCCGTGCGTCTGCCCTTCCCGCTCTTCGCCAAGCCCTGCACCGAAGGCACCGGCAAGGGCATCAGCGGAGCCTCCCGGGTCGAGACCCCCGAGGCCCTGCGCGAAATCTGCCTCGACCTCCTGTCCCGCTTCCGCCAGCCCGTCCTGGTGGAAACCTACCTGCCCGGCCGCGAGTTCACCGTGGGTCTGGCCGGGACCGGCTCCCGCGCCCGTTCCCTGGGCTGCATGGAGGTGGTCTTCCTGGAGCGCGCCGAGGCCGGGGCCTACACCTATCTGAACAAGAAGGACTTCGAGAACCGCGTGGAGTACCGCCCGGCCCGCTGCGCCGACGCCCGCGCCGCCGAGGAGCTGGCCCTGGCCGCCTGGCGCGGACTGGGCTGCCGCGACGCCGGACGCATCGACATCCGCCTGGACGCCGACGGCCGCCCGAGCTTCATCGAGGTCAACCCCCTGGCCGGGATCAACCCGATCATCTCCGACCTGGTCATCCTCTGCGGCATGAACACCATCTCCTACCAGGATCTCATCGGCATGATCATGGACTCGGCCCGGGAACGCCTCGCCGGGAGCCCGGCTTGCTGA
- a CDS encoding D-alanine--D-alanine ligase family protein — MLIVVLRDRLAPDAPADEADNLIQARAVGQALEALGHRVRDLECGLDLGRVAAALAAEPPDAVFNLVEALDGRDTLAPAVPALLDSLGLPHTGSGALPLAAAADKLRAKLLLRRLGLPTPDWFERADLADPAAAPSGPFLLKPRLEHGSVGIEESDLLPAPDRAALDRALAAKEDALGQPCIAEAYLPGREFNVAVLDGPRGPEVLPPAEMLFTGYGPDKPKVLGWRAKWDEASFEHGHTERTFDLPPADAPLAERLRALALACFQALDMAGYARVDFRLDHLGAPQVIDLNPNPCIAPDAGFPAAAARAGLSYRDMIARVLAAALPARSPETVP; from the coding sequence TTGCTGATCGTCGTCCTGCGCGACCGGCTCGCCCCGGACGCGCCCGCCGACGAGGCCGACAACCTGATCCAGGCCCGGGCCGTCGGCCAGGCCCTGGAAGCCCTGGGCCACCGCGTCCGCGACCTGGAATGCGGCCTGGACCTCGGCCGCGTCGCCGCCGCCCTGGCCGCCGAGCCCCCGGACGCCGTCTTCAACCTCGTGGAGGCCCTGGACGGCCGCGACACCCTGGCCCCGGCGGTCCCGGCCCTGCTCGACTCCCTGGGTCTGCCGCACACCGGCTCCGGCGCGCTCCCCCTGGCCGCCGCCGCCGACAAGCTCCGCGCCAAGCTCCTCCTGCGCCGCCTCGGCCTGCCCACCCCGGACTGGTTCGAGCGCGCCGACCTCGCCGACCCGGCCGCCGCGCCCTCCGGTCCCTTCCTGCTCAAGCCCCGCCTGGAGCACGGCTCCGTGGGCATCGAGGAATCCGACCTGCTCCCGGCTCCGGATCGCGCCGCCCTGGACCGCGCCCTGGCCGCCAAGGAAGACGCCCTAGGCCAGCCCTGCATCGCCGAGGCCTATCTCCCGGGCCGCGAGTTCAACGTCGCCGTGCTCGACGGCCCCCGCGGCCCCGAAGTCCTGCCCCCGGCCGAGATGCTCTTCACCGGCTACGGCCCGGACAAGCCCAAGGTTCTCGGCTGGCGCGCCAAGTGGGACGAGGCGAGCTTCGAGCACGGCCACACCGAACGCACCTTCGATCTGCCGCCCGCCGACGCCCCCCTCGCGGAACGCCTGCGCGCCCTGGCCCTGGCCTGCTTCCAGGCCCTGGACATGGCCGGGTACGCCCGCGTGGACTTCCGCCTGGACCACCTCGGCGCGCCCCAGGTCATCGACCTGAACCCCAACCCCTGCATCGCCCCGGACGCCGGATTCCCGGCCGCCGCCGCCCGCGCCGGTCTGTCCTACCGGGACATGATCGCCCGCGTCCTGGCCGCAGCCCTCCCCGCCCGGTCCCCGGAGACCGTCCCATGA
- a CDS encoding GNAT family N-acetyltransferase, producing MTTPDIFRDEVFPEDVEAIRALVRSTGFFTEAECVMAGDLAAERLEKGLDASGYHFLFLGPAGAFQAYSCFGPVCCAQGSFDFYWLAVLGGLRGKGVGTRMLAATEAAMKALGCRKVWIETSTQPLYTPTRAFYLARGYRLEATLEDFYAPGDGKAVFSKVL from the coding sequence ATGACCACCCCCGACATCTTCCGCGACGAGGTCTTCCCCGAGGACGTGGAGGCCATCCGCGCCCTGGTCCGCTCCACCGGCTTCTTCACCGAGGCGGAGTGCGTCATGGCCGGAGACCTGGCCGCCGAACGCCTGGAAAAAGGCCTCGACGCCTCCGGCTACCACTTCCTCTTCCTCGGCCCGGCCGGAGCCTTCCAGGCCTATTCCTGCTTCGGCCCCGTCTGCTGCGCCCAGGGCAGCTTCGACTTCTACTGGCTGGCCGTCCTGGGCGGCCTGCGCGGCAAGGGCGTCGGAACCCGCATGCTCGCCGCCACCGAGGCCGCCATGAAGGCCCTCGGCTGCCGCAAGGTCTGGATCGAAACCTCCACCCAGCCCCTCTACACCCCCACCCGCGCCTTCTACCTCGCCCGGGGCTACCGCCTCGAAGCCACCCTCGAAGACTTCTACGCCCCCGGCGACGGCAAGGCCGTTTTCTCGAAAGTCCTGTGA
- a CDS encoding response regulator, which yields MNTAARILLVEDERIIALEMKLFLQRLGYQVAASLATGEQALADAPAIRPDLVLMDIMLAGDLDGIETARRLRAVLPVPVVYCTAYTDPETMRRAQDTRPAGILTKPVNLDDLRRTIDQGLGRG from the coding sequence ATGAACACCGCCGCCCGCATCCTGCTCGTGGAGGACGAACGGATCATCGCCCTGGAAATGAAGCTCTTTCTCCAGCGACTCGGCTACCAGGTGGCCGCCAGCCTGGCCACGGGCGAACAGGCCCTGGCCGACGCCCCCGCCATCCGTCCCGACCTCGTGCTCATGGACATCATGCTCGCCGGAGACCTCGACGGCATAGAGACCGCCCGCCGCCTGCGCGCCGTCCTCCCGGTTCCGGTCGTCTACTGCACCGCCTACACCGACCCCGAAACCATGCGCCGCGCCCAGGACACCCGCCCCGCCGGAATCCTCACCAAACCCGTCAACCTCGACGACCTCCGCCGCACCATCGACCAGGGACTGGGCAGGGGATAG
- a CDS encoding PAS domain S-box protein, with amino-acid sequence MQTSRTQPTAGTAPHRRTAVLGALAACLGLFLMLFVLSRPYEAERLEEERREVRDSILAPARVVSDTVAVRVGMLFVLESFVRHDAATPERLAERFRDIAEALPYGFKDVRVLALAPGGVVGMVSPLKGNEAALGHDLLRDPGTSADAQRTLLTREVTLGGPYELRQGGLGLVLRKAVFLDDGTFWGFAAAALDVDALVRSTPLPAREDLVFALARDGNIFHGLKEIRAMAPLSVNVPLPEGSWELLAAPALGWEGRIAGTLALFRWTGAVFVFLLTVLTYLLLRRHDLLRRAKTLAEDQVRAGENRYRRIFNSTLDGLVLFDAAGLVLDANPAACAMHGSSPGGLNGLTARDLVHPAFLRQFQEFARTVAVGGEFRVEARALRRDGSSFPVEVGGASFDSNGGTRFLAMVRDLSERDRLRSEQERFFSLTLDLVGVTNLADGRFRQINASWTRVLGYAPEEILGRDWRGFVHPDDLEDTVAAHGGAVGGVAVQSFVNRWRAKDGQWRWLSWNALPDPERGVAYAVARDVTGEREAALRMREANEELSALNEELLAINEELRAEVELRGRAEREVGAVRRRLENILENMASGVAVFRAVDDGRDFVITGFNRAAERMEHIDRTQVLGRRLSEVFPGADDFGLTDMLRRVLASGEPERLPLALYRDERIQGWRENYVYPLPGGEVVALYEDRDEQVAAREALRASEERFGLAVAGSSDGIWDWPDMSRDDLWWSPRLYELLGYAPDELPASMETFNLLLHPGDRERVQEALRRHLERRDPYSVEYRTACKGGEYRWFLARGQALFDSSGKPRRMAGSLQDINERRLAAEQLAAANQQMAAANEELAALNEEMAATNDRLMSEAALRREVEEHLRASLREKEVLLKEIHHRVKNNLQVVSSLLGLQAGAVTDPEVLALFEEGKNRIASMALVHEELYRSSDLARVDLGAYLEKLVHRLVAGLSGNRRVNLVLEVESIRLNVDAAIPCGLMVNELVTNALKHGLRDRSEGRLLVQCRAAEGQVLLRVADDGPGFPPGLDFRNTETLGMQLVTHLAEQLQGRVDLEPGPGCSFRVLFPEKKP; translated from the coding sequence ATGCAGACCAGCCGCACCCAGCCGACGGCGGGAACCGCGCCGCATCGGAGAACAGCCGTTCTCGGCGCCCTGGCCGCGTGTCTCGGTTTGTTCCTGATGCTCTTCGTCCTGTCGCGGCCTTACGAGGCCGAACGCCTGGAGGAAGAGCGGCGGGAGGTGCGGGACAGCATTCTGGCCCCGGCCCGCGTTGTGTCCGACACCGTGGCCGTGCGCGTGGGCATGTTGTTCGTGCTGGAGAGCTTCGTGCGGCATGACGCCGCCACGCCCGAGCGCCTGGCGGAACGTTTCCGGGACATCGCCGAGGCCTTGCCCTATGGATTCAAGGATGTGCGCGTCCTGGCCCTCGCCCCGGGCGGCGTGGTGGGCATGGTTTCGCCCCTGAAGGGCAACGAGGCCGCCCTGGGGCACGACCTGCTGCGCGACCCCGGAACCAGCGCGGACGCGCAACGGACCCTGCTCACCCGAGAGGTCACCCTGGGCGGGCCCTACGAACTGCGCCAGGGCGGTCTGGGCCTCGTCCTACGCAAGGCCGTGTTCCTGGATGACGGAACGTTCTGGGGCTTCGCCGCGGCGGCCCTGGACGTGGACGCCCTGGTGCGGAGCACGCCCCTTCCCGCCCGCGAGGATCTGGTCTTCGCCCTGGCCCGGGACGGAAACATCTTCCACGGCCTGAAGGAAATTCGGGCCATGGCCCCGCTCTCCGTGAACGTGCCCCTGCCCGAGGGGAGCTGGGAGCTGCTGGCCGCTCCGGCCTTGGGCTGGGAGGGACGCATCGCCGGAACGCTGGCGCTGTTCCGCTGGACCGGCGCGGTCTTCGTGTTCCTGCTCACGGTCCTGACCTACCTCCTGCTGCGCCGCCACGACCTGCTGCGCCGGGCCAAGACCCTGGCCGAGGATCAGGTTCGGGCCGGGGAGAACCGCTACCGCCGCATCTTCAATTCCACCTTGGACGGGCTGGTGCTCTTCGACGCCGCCGGTCTGGTCCTCGACGCCAACCCGGCGGCCTGCGCCATGCACGGCTCCAGCCCCGGCGGGCTGAACGGCCTCACCGCCCGCGATCTGGTGCATCCGGCCTTTCTCCGCCAGTTCCAGGAGTTCGCGCGCACTGTGGCCGTCGGCGGCGAATTCCGCGTCGAGGCCCGGGCCTTGCGCCGGGACGGCTCCTCATTTCCCGTGGAGGTCGGCGGCGCGTCCTTCGACAGCAACGGCGGGACGCGCTTTCTGGCCATGGTCCGCGACCTCTCCGAACGCGACCGCCTGCGTTCCGAGCAGGAACGCTTCTTTTCCCTGACCCTGGACCTGGTGGGCGTCACGAATCTCGCCGATGGCCGTTTCCGCCAGATCAACGCCTCCTGGACCCGGGTTCTGGGCTACGCCCCCGAGGAGATCCTCGGCCGCGACTGGCGCGGATTCGTGCATCCCGACGACCTGGAGGACACCGTGGCCGCCCACGGCGGCGCTGTCGGAGGCGTGGCCGTGCAGAGCTTCGTCAACCGCTGGCGCGCCAAGGACGGACAGTGGCGCTGGTTGTCCTGGAACGCCCTGCCGGACCCCGAGCGCGGCGTGGCCTATGCCGTGGCCCGGGACGTCACCGGCGAGCGCGAGGCCGCCCTGCGGATGCGCGAGGCCAACGAGGAACTCTCGGCCCTGAACGAGGAGCTGCTGGCCATCAACGAGGAACTGCGGGCCGAGGTGGAACTTCGCGGCCGGGCCGAGCGCGAGGTGGGGGCCGTGCGCCGCCGTCTGGAAAACATCCTGGAGAACATGGCCAGCGGCGTGGCCGTGTTCCGGGCCGTGGACGACGGCCGGGACTTCGTCATCACCGGCTTCAACCGGGCCGCCGAGCGCATGGAACACATCGACCGCACCCAGGTTCTGGGCCGCAGGCTCTCCGAGGTCTTTCCCGGAGCCGACGACTTCGGCCTTACCGACATGCTGCGTCGGGTTCTGGCCTCGGGCGAACCCGAGCGCCTGCCCCTGGCCCTCTACCGAGACGAACGCATCCAGGGCTGGCGCGAGAACTACGTCTACCCCCTGCCCGGCGGAGAGGTCGTGGCCCTCTACGAGGACCGCGACGAGCAGGTGGCCGCCCGCGAGGCCCTGCGCGCCAGCGAGGAACGCTTCGGACTGGCCGTGGCCGGAAGCAGCGACGGCATCTGGGACTGGCCGGACATGAGCCGCGACGACCTCTGGTGGTCACCCCGGCTCTATGAACTCCTGGGCTACGCCCCGGACGAGCTGCCCGCGTCCATGGAGACCTTCAACCTGCTCCTGCATCCCGGGGACCGCGAACGGGTCCAGGAGGCCCTGCGCCGCCACCTGGAGCGCCGCGACCCCTATTCCGTGGAATATCGCACCGCCTGCAAGGGCGGCGAATACCGCTGGTTCCTGGCCCGGGGCCAGGCCCTCTTCGACTCCTCGGGCAAGCCCCGGCGCATGGCGGGCTCGCTCCAGGACATCAACGAGCGCAGGCTGGCCGCCGAACAGCTGGCCGCCGCCAACCAGCAGATGGCCGCCGCCAACGAGGAACTGGCCGCGCTCAACGAGGAGATGGCCGCCACCAACGACCGGCTCATGAGCGAGGCCGCCCTGCGCCGGGAGGTCGAGGAACACCTGCGCGCCTCCCTGCGCGAGAAGGAGGTTCTGCTCAAGGAGATCCACCACCGGGTCAAGAACAACCTCCAGGTGGTCTCCAGCCTTCTCGGGCTTCAGGCCGGGGCCGTCACCGACCCCGAAGTCCTGGCCCTGTTCGAGGAGGGCAAGAACCGCATCGCCTCCATGGCCCTGGTCCACGAGGAACTCTACCGCTCCTCGGACCTCGCCCGCGTTGATCTCGGCGCGTATCTGGAAAAGCTCGTCCACCGCCTCGTGGCCGGGCTCTCCGGCAACCGCCGCGTGAACCTCGTCCTGGAGGTGGAGTCCATCCGCCTCAACGTGGACGCCGCCATCCCCTGCGGCCTCATGGTCAACGAACTCGTGACCAACGCCCTCAAGCACGGCCTCAGGGACCGCTCCGAAGGCCGCCTCCTGGTCCAGTGCCGCGCCGCCGAAGGCCAGGTGCTCCTGCGCGTGGCCGACGACGGCCCCGGATTCCCCCCCGGCCTGGACTTCCGCAACACCGAAACCCTCGGCATGCAGCTCGTCACCCACCTGGCCGAACAGCTCCAGGGCCGGGTGGACCTGGAACCCGGGCCGGGCTGCTCCTTCCGCGTCCTTTTCCCGGAGAAGAAGCCATGA